A window of Desulforhopalus sp. contains these coding sequences:
- the nrdR gene encoding transcriptional regulator NrdR: MKCPYCGHLDNRVIDSRLNKDATITRRRRECVACDQRFTTYERLEVMLPVLVKKDGRREPWDRHKLVAGLEKACEKRTVSRDKIDEFADEIEHKLQDYGAKEIHSQVVGQWVMEGLPRLDEVAYVRFASVYRQFKDVNEFMAELKTLLDSRGEK, encoded by the coding sequence ATGAAATGCCCATATTGTGGACATCTTGATAACAGAGTTATTGATTCGCGACTTAATAAGGATGCGACTATTACCAGAAGAAGGAGGGAATGTGTTGCTTGTGATCAAAGGTTCACCACCTATGAACGGCTTGAAGTAATGTTGCCGGTGCTTGTAAAAAAAGATGGCCGCAGAGAACCGTGGGATAGGCATAAACTTGTCGCCGGTTTGGAAAAGGCTTGTGAAAAAAGAACGGTAAGCAGAGATAAAATTGATGAGTTTGCCGATGAGATCGAGCACAAACTGCAGGACTATGGCGCTAAGGAAATTCATTCGCAGGTTGTTGGCCAGTGGGTAATGGAAGGGCTTCCACGTCTTGATGAAGTTGCATATGTACGTTTTGCCTCGGTGTATCGCCAATTCAAAGATGTGAATGAATTTATGGCGGAGCTGAAAACACTGCTTGATTCAAGGGGAGAAAAATGA
- the rpiB gene encoding ribose 5-phosphate isomerase B — MVKIAIAADHGGFELKELIARSLIDAGQDVVDIGCFSNESVDYPDFAEKAVERIISGECQMGILICGTGIGMSIAANRNRAIRAANCSNVYTAKMSREHNNANILCLGARVLEVEVAIEMVHVWLATPFAGGRHQRRIAKFSD; from the coding sequence CTGGTGAAGATAGCAATTGCAGCCGATCATGGTGGTTTTGAATTAAAGGAGTTGATAGCCAGGTCGCTCATCGACGCCGGACAAGATGTTGTCGATATCGGTTGTTTTTCCAATGAATCAGTCGACTACCCTGATTTTGCCGAGAAGGCAGTCGAGCGTATCATCAGTGGTGAATGTCAGATGGGGATTTTGATTTGTGGCACGGGCATTGGAATGTCAATTGCGGCCAATAGGAATAGGGCCATAAGAGCCGCAAATTGCTCGAATGTTTATACCGCTAAAATGAGTAGAGAGCATAATAATGCTAACATTCTTTGCCTTGGCGCCAGAGTGCTCGAAGTGGAAGTTGCCATTGAAATGGTACATGTCTGGTTGGCGACACCTTTTGCCGGAGGAAGACACCAAAGAAGAATTGCTAAATTTAGTGATTGA
- a CDS encoding electron transfer flavoprotein subunit beta/FixA family protein, which yields MKIIVCVKQVPDAKDVRLDPVTNTLAREGVQSIMNPYDQHALEEAVRLKEKCGGEVVVITMGPPQAEEVLRQAISCGADDAVLISDRSFAGADTWATAYTLEHAIKKIGDFDLILCGKQAIDGDTAQVGPGLATRLGIPYMTCVQKIREANEGGLVAERMMDDGYDVVAVDYPVLLSVVKNINEPRVPSIKGKMKAKKVEIAKFSAQTIGADPACIGLPGSPTKVVNVFPPLARGERTVLTGTLDEQIDQLVEKLLPYL from the coding sequence ATGAAGATTATTGTATGCGTTAAGCAGGTGCCGGACGCTAAAGATGTACGACTCGACCCGGTTACCAACACACTAGCGCGAGAGGGTGTGCAGTCGATCATGAATCCTTACGATCAGCACGCCTTGGAAGAGGCGGTGCGCTTAAAGGAAAAATGTGGCGGTGAGGTAGTTGTTATCACCATGGGGCCACCCCAAGCGGAAGAGGTTTTGCGCCAGGCAATTAGCTGTGGGGCCGATGATGCAGTGCTTATTTCTGATCGTTCCTTTGCCGGTGCCGATACTTGGGCAACTGCTTACACTCTTGAGCATGCAATCAAGAAAATTGGTGATTTTGATTTAATTTTATGCGGTAAACAGGCAATTGATGGCGATACCGCTCAAGTCGGCCCCGGCCTTGCTACCCGGCTTGGTATTCCCTATATGACGTGTGTGCAGAAGATTCGGGAGGCAAACGAGGGTGGACTGGTTGCTGAGCGAATGATGGATGATGGCTACGATGTCGTTGCCGTCGACTATCCCGTGCTTCTCTCGGTGGTGAAGAACATTAATGAGCCTCGGGTTCCCTCAATAAAAGGGAAAATGAAGGCAAAGAAGGTGGAAATTGCTAAATTCAGCGCCCAAACCATCGGAGCTGATCCAGCCTGTATAGGTCTACCCGGTTCTCCCACTAAGGTTGTCAATGTTTTCCCGCCGTTGGCCAGGGGAGAACGAACGGTATTGACTGGTACGCTTGATGAGCAGATAGATCAGCTTGTAGAAAAACTGTTGCCGTATCTGTAA
- the fabG gene encoding 3-oxoacyl-[acyl-carrier-protein] reductase, with amino-acid sequence MNLVGKVAVVTGGSRGIGRAICLRLAAMGALVYVNYVSRSAAAEETAALIRQAGGRAEIIAFDVADGAAVQDAFKKVISEAGSIDILINNAGITRDGLMARMKEADWDAVLDTNLKGAFSCAKAASREMMKKKWGRIVNISSVSGFAGNPGQVNYSAAKAGLIGLTKAMAREYASRNITVNSVAPGYIATEMTEQLSADIQEQIKKEIPLASLGSPEDVAGAVAYLVSEDGRYVTGQTLHVNGGMYM; translated from the coding sequence ATGAATCTCGTAGGGAAGGTTGCTGTCGTCACCGGCGGGAGCCGGGGCATAGGCCGGGCGATTTGTCTTCGACTCGCTGCAATGGGCGCCTTGGTATACGTTAATTACGTCAGTCGGTCGGCAGCGGCAGAAGAGACCGCAGCGTTGATACGACAGGCTGGCGGCCGGGCCGAGATCATTGCTTTTGATGTGGCGGATGGTGCGGCTGTGCAGGATGCTTTTAAAAAGGTGATCAGCGAGGCCGGTTCTATCGATATCCTCATCAACAATGCAGGGATTACCCGAGATGGTCTCATGGCAAGGATGAAGGAAGCGGATTGGGATGCGGTACTTGACACCAATCTTAAAGGGGCTTTTTCGTGTGCCAAGGCTGCGTCACGGGAAATGATGAAAAAGAAGTGGGGTCGCATTGTTAATATTTCATCGGTTTCCGGGTTTGCTGGCAACCCTGGGCAGGTGAACTACTCAGCGGCCAAGGCCGGACTCATTGGATTGACCAAGGCAATGGCCAGAGAGTACGCGTCCCGCAATATTACCGTGAATAGTGTAGCACCCGGGTACATTGCAACAGAAATGACCGAGCAGCTTTCGGCCGACATTCAGGAGCAGATAAAAAAGGAAATACCTTTGGCATCGTTAGGTAGCCCCGAAGATGTGGCTGGAGCCGTGGCGTACCTGGTTTCCGAAGATGGAAGGTATGTCACTGGCCAGACGTTGCACGTAAATGGTGGAATGTACATGTAG
- a CDS encoding acyl-CoA dehydrogenase family protein has product MDYFLSEEQQMIVDTARQITDERIIPHRAELDERHEFPRQILNEMAQADLFGVPIPEEYGGFGGGCFDIVLTVEQLGRGCIGVGTAFSANFLGVYPIIIAGSPEMKQKYLPDVASGKKFGAFGLTEANAGSDASGIQTTAVEDGDYWVLNGTKQWITNGGEAQIYTVVAITDRSRGPRGASLFVVEEGDPGFSCGPKEKKMGIRASSTTELIFKDCRIPKDRMVGRPGTGFITVMKTLDLSRPGIAALGVGLAQGALDMAVKYAKQRNQFGKPIIAFQAVQHILADMAIGIESARALVYAAAKHIQAHPKDMSKASSICKVYATDVAMKVTTDAVQVLGGYGYMCEYPAEKMMRDAKILQIYEGTNQIQRNVIGQELNKEYSS; this is encoded by the coding sequence ATGGATTATTTCTTGTCAGAAGAACAACAGATGATCGTTGATACAGCAAGACAGATCACTGATGAACGAATTATTCCTCATCGTGCCGAGCTTGATGAGCGGCACGAATTCCCGCGACAGATCCTCAATGAAATGGCGCAAGCCGACCTTTTCGGTGTTCCGATTCCCGAGGAGTATGGTGGATTTGGTGGCGGCTGTTTCGATATAGTACTCACGGTCGAGCAGCTGGGTCGAGGTTGTATCGGGGTCGGGACAGCCTTTTCCGCTAATTTTCTTGGGGTATATCCTATCATTATCGCCGGTTCCCCGGAAATGAAGCAGAAGTACCTGCCTGATGTCGCATCCGGCAAAAAGTTCGGAGCCTTTGGTTTGACAGAGGCAAACGCCGGTTCAGATGCCTCCGGCATCCAGACAACGGCAGTTGAAGATGGCGACTACTGGGTGTTAAATGGCACAAAACAATGGATAACCAACGGTGGTGAGGCGCAAATATATACAGTGGTGGCGATAACCGACCGGAGCCGAGGTCCGCGTGGAGCATCTTTGTTTGTAGTTGAAGAGGGCGACCCCGGTTTTAGTTGTGGGCCCAAGGAAAAGAAGATGGGTATCAGGGCCTCTTCCACTACTGAGTTGATTTTTAAAGACTGCCGTATCCCCAAAGACCGGATGGTTGGCCGTCCCGGCACCGGATTTATTACGGTTATGAAAACCCTCGACCTGTCACGTCCGGGAATCGCTGCACTTGGCGTGGGCCTCGCCCAGGGCGCCCTCGACATGGCAGTAAAGTACGCTAAACAGAGAAATCAGTTTGGAAAACCAATCATTGCCTTCCAGGCGGTGCAGCACATACTCGCCGATATGGCAATTGGTATTGAGTCGGCGCGGGCCCTGGTTTATGCTGCCGCAAAGCATATTCAAGCACATCCCAAGGATATGTCAAAGGCATCGTCGATCTGTAAGGTATATGCCACGGACGTGGCAATGAAGGTCACAACCGATGCCGTTCAGGTTTTGGGAGGGTATGGCTATATGTGTGAATATCCTGCCGAGAAAATGATGAGAGATGCAAAAATCCTCCAGATTTATGAGGGTACCAACCAGATTCAGCGTAATGTCATCGGACAAGAACTGAACAAAGAGTATTCGTCATAA
- a CDS encoding electron transfer flavoprotein subunit alpha: protein MLNINKELCIGCGICADNCPFGAITIEDDCAVVGESCTLCGACVESCTVDALSIDVSGRAVQDDLSRWSGVAVFCEYRKGALAPVSLELLGIGRKLADTRGVKLSAILLGFEIQESASLLIGHGADIVYVADHEALQEFRDDCYAAVFTHIVKEYRPEIVLAGATAIGRSFIPSVATALNTGLTADCTKLEIREEDGVLLQTRPAFGGNIMATIVCETTRPQMATVRSKVMKALDYNAERTGEIITIHPPMDLLASKVRILESVVGEASTVNIQEADILVSGGRGLETAKGFELIRKLADTLGAKVSASRAVVDAGWIPYPHQVGQTGKTVAPKLYIACGISGAVQHVAGMQSAETIVAINRDENASIFNVADYGLVGDLYVIIPKLIAKLEERRSL, encoded by the coding sequence ATGTTGAATATTAACAAAGAGCTATGCATTGGTTGCGGGATCTGCGCCGATAATTGCCCTTTCGGGGCAATTACCATTGAAGATGACTGCGCGGTGGTTGGTGAGTCCTGCACCTTGTGTGGCGCATGCGTTGAAAGCTGTACCGTCGATGCCCTGAGTATTGATGTCAGTGGCAGAGCAGTACAGGATGATTTGAGTAGATGGTCAGGTGTTGCGGTCTTTTGCGAATACCGAAAAGGAGCGCTTGCGCCTGTTTCTCTCGAACTTTTAGGCATTGGACGAAAGCTTGCCGATACACGGGGAGTGAAACTGAGTGCCATTCTTCTTGGTTTTGAAATCCAAGAATCCGCCTCACTGCTCATCGGGCATGGTGCTGATATTGTCTATGTTGCTGATCATGAAGCTTTGCAGGAATTTCGAGACGATTGTTATGCCGCAGTATTCACGCACATTGTCAAAGAATATCGTCCGGAGATTGTTTTGGCCGGAGCCACGGCAATTGGCAGGTCATTTATCCCTTCCGTGGCAACTGCTCTCAACACCGGTTTGACCGCCGACTGCACCAAACTTGAGATTCGTGAAGAGGATGGCGTTCTGCTGCAGACACGACCGGCATTTGGCGGTAATATCATGGCGACGATTGTCTGTGAAACCACAAGACCGCAAATGGCAACCGTCAGATCGAAGGTAATGAAGGCCTTGGACTACAATGCCGAGAGAACAGGTGAGATTATCACCATTCATCCCCCGATGGATCTTCTGGCAAGTAAAGTGAGGATTCTTGAGTCTGTGGTTGGAGAGGCATCGACAGTGAATATTCAAGAGGCAGATATTCTTGTCTCCGGAGGGCGAGGTCTGGAAACGGCCAAGGGTTTTGAGCTCATAAGAAAGCTTGCCGACACTTTGGGTGCTAAGGTTTCTGCATCCAGGGCTGTTGTTGATGCGGGGTGGATTCCTTATCCCCACCAGGTAGGTCAAACAGGAAAGACGGTTGCTCCCAAGCTGTATATTGCCTGTGGAATTTCCGGTGCTGTGCAGCATGTGGCTGGAATGCAATCGGCTGAAACTATTGTCGCCATCAATCGGGACGAGAACGCCAGCATCTTTAATGTTGCCGATTACGGCTTAGTTGGCGACTTGTATGTGATCATTCCTAAACTCATTGCTAAGCTTGAGGAGCGTCGCTCGCTATGA
- the acpP gene encoding acyl carrier protein, with product MAIEQEMIDIIVEQLSVEKEKVVPNASFVDDLGADSLDLVELIMAMEEGFDIEIPDEDAESITTVQDAIDYVKKKK from the coding sequence ATGGCAATCGAACAAGAAATGATTGATATCATTGTTGAGCAATTGAGCGTTGAGAAGGAAAAAGTTGTGCCAAATGCCTCATTCGTCGATGATCTTGGCGCGGACTCACTTGACCTCGTTGAGCTGATTATGGCAATGGAGGAGGGCTTTGATATAGAAATTCCTGATGAGGATGCCGAAAGTATTACCACAGTTCAGGATGCTATTGACTACGTAAAAAAGAAAAAATAA
- the fabF gene encoding beta-ketoacyl-ACP synthase II: MKRRVVVTGLGLVTPLGTGVEKTWRNICSGVSGIDLITRFDTSEYGVKIAAEVKDFNAEDFFDKKVIKHLDLFVQYGLAAAQMAVKDSGLIITSQNCERVGVITGCGMGGLPTIEKYHQVSIEKGPRKITPFFIPMVIPNMPSGQISMALNAKGPNLCLTTACAAGTHAIGEAYRHIRYGMCDVVVSGGTEAVICGLGVAGFSAMKALSTRNESPQAASRPFDKERDGFVMSEGSGIVVLEEYNHAVARGAKIYAEVCGYGLTSDAFHIAAPPENGEGGMRAMRMAVEDSGLALENFDYINAHGTSTPLNDKCETQAIKSVFQSHATQLAVSSTKSMTGHMLGAAGGIEAVFTALSIFEQIAPPTINLEQPDPDCDLDYVPNVARKMTIRAALSNSFGFGGTNAVLAMKKVTD, translated from the coding sequence GTGAAGCGAAGGGTAGTAGTTACAGGCTTGGGATTGGTGACCCCACTCGGCACCGGAGTTGAGAAGACCTGGCGAAATATCTGCTCGGGAGTAAGTGGTATCGACCTCATTACTCGTTTTGATACCAGCGAATACGGGGTGAAAATTGCTGCTGAAGTGAAGGATTTTAACGCCGAAGACTTTTTTGACAAAAAGGTCATAAAGCATCTTGATCTCTTTGTCCAATACGGTCTTGCTGCGGCTCAGATGGCTGTGAAAGACAGCGGATTGATCATTACCTCACAGAACTGTGAGAGAGTTGGTGTGATCACCGGATGCGGTATGGGAGGATTGCCAACCATCGAGAAATACCATCAGGTCAGTATAGAAAAGGGTCCTAGAAAAATTACCCCATTTTTTATTCCGATGGTTATTCCCAACATGCCGTCTGGACAGATATCCATGGCCTTGAATGCAAAAGGCCCGAACCTGTGTTTGACAACCGCCTGTGCTGCAGGAACGCATGCTATCGGTGAGGCCTATCGGCATATTCGATACGGAATGTGTGATGTTGTTGTCAGCGGTGGTACGGAGGCAGTAATTTGTGGCCTTGGTGTTGCTGGTTTCTCGGCGATGAAGGCTCTTTCCACGCGCAATGAGTCACCACAAGCGGCATCTCGACCGTTTGATAAAGAGCGTGACGGCTTTGTTATGTCGGAGGGTTCGGGTATCGTTGTCCTTGAGGAATATAACCACGCCGTTGCCAGAGGAGCTAAGATTTACGCTGAAGTCTGTGGCTACGGCTTGACGAGTGATGCGTTTCACATTGCCGCCCCGCCGGAAAACGGTGAGGGCGGAATGCGAGCGATGCGCATGGCTGTTGAAGATTCCGGTCTGGCATTGGAAAACTTTGACTATATCAATGCCCATGGCACATCGACGCCCCTTAATGACAAATGTGAGACACAGGCGATTAAATCTGTATTTCAGAGTCATGCAACACAACTTGCGGTCAGTTCAACAAAATCAATGACCGGGCACATGCTCGGTGCCGCGGGAGGGATTGAGGCGGTTTTTACTGCTTTAAGCATATTTGAACAAATTGCGCCGCCGACCATCAACCTTGAACAACCAGACCCTGATTGTGATCTTGATTATGTTCCTAATGTAGCGAGAAAGATGACCATCCGGGCGGCGCTTTCCAATTCATTTGGATTTGGTGGAACGAATGCAGTTCTTGCCATGAAAAAGGTAACTGATTAA